The genomic region GGGCGAGGCCAAGGGGCGGCCGTCGGCGGGGAAAAGCAAAGTGTGGGGTGTTTTGATGGGTTGCTTGGGCACCGCTCTAGATCCAGATATATATtagtatatatatatacacacacctGTCGTTTTGTGGTTGCCGTGGTTACCTCCTCCTTCACGTGCTTACCAGGGAAAACGAAGAGCTGCATTACCAGCGTCTCAACCCACCACGGCCGAGtccgcacgtgcacgcacataGCCAcagcccacccaccccgctgtcgcacggcagccgcggccggGTCGTCCACGACGAGCCGTTCTGCCGTCGAGCCGGCCCATGCGTCTTACAGGCTCGCCTTGTCTTTCCGCGTATCGCCgtcgcacacgtgcggcgcGACCGGCGCCACACGGACCTCGGTGCAGGGCCCTGTtcgagggcggaggcagcgACGTCTGCCGTGCAGGCCGCAGGGGCTGGGTGTAGGTGCGTGCCGCATGGGCTCAGCGAGGAGGTTGGCCAGCCGCAGACCAGGGCCTTCTGAGACCCTGTCCTCTGCCTGCACGccgtgcccctcccctcagTCGCTTCAAGCCGCGGTatggcgcagcaccgtgtAAGTACTCCCCCGCGCAGGGGACTCTGGACGACTCGATGGTGTAGTTAGACAGCCACAGCAACGAAAACAAAGCGAGACGCGCAAGAGGGGCGAGGGGGCCGAAGGCCACagggggcgcacacgcagacacactcGAGTCGAACGCAAGCGGGGCGaacagagaagcagcgctgcctcgcctccGCTCCGCTCCCGTACCCACTCGCTCCGCTGCGtattccccccccccctgcgcctccgcaccACTACTCCCTTGCCacagcgcgtgtgcgtgcctctccCGCTCCTTCTGCGCACTCCCCATGTATCCccagcgctgcggagctgtGGCTGCTCTCCACCCCGTCGTCTCCTCGATCagccgccctcgcccgcacacgcacgcgcacaggcaggggaagaagaagagcagggcagcggcacagaggTACAACGGGCAGAGGGCAGAGGGGCACGCAAACGCGTACGTCCATGCGACTCTTCTCTGTGTAGGGGGAGAGACGAGAACGAGAGAACTCGAAACACGCTAGCGTCAAATCAAGCGATaacacgaaaagagaaacgaaaacacCGGCAgcatacgtgtgtgtgtgtgtgtgtggaggggtgCAGGGGAGACTGTGCTCGGCCTGCGGCTTCGTGCCGCTGTGGTGCCTCTTCCATTCGCCGGAGTGCCAGGGGCGCGGAagagtcgcagcagcagaagggcGAAGTGGCGGGGAGATCCACGGAGgacgggggaggagggccgcggcggcgcatgtgcctgcacgcgcgtgggtgtgcctgcgcacaGACGCCGTCCTCTCCCTGCCCGGAGCGCCTGCCCATCAGCCCGCCTCATTCCCACACCTCCccgccaccccctctcctgtggcacctcgccccctccctccctctcctcctcctcgcccttcgCCGCTCAGGTAGTCCGTAAGGCGTGTACGAGGGGAAGCGGCAGTGACGAGGTCCAAACGGGgcgcgagggagagacacCAGGAAGACGCGCCATCGCGACTGGAGGGGTTCGGGGGCGGGCGACCGATGCGGCGTGGCGTGGCGCCTCCCGTCCTCCGTGCGAGGGCGTCCGTTTctccgcaccgccgcgtttGCCCTCCGTGTCCACCTCGGGCAcccgcctctccttcgctcCCTCACCTCGCCAACGGTGCGCCGGGCGAGCGTCAGACGGGCAGCTCcgagacggcagcgagggcgaggggctcagggggggggcggggcatGGAGGGCCTGTCGGGGCCACGCGTGCGCTGCCCACCACACAGCGCAGGTTGCCCCGCACgtgagaagggggaagagcaCGCGAGGAAGCCGAAAAGCCCCCCGAGCATACGCGCGTGGgaggacgcacacacgcgagagacggcagcgacgagagTCCGCGTCTttactcccctcccctctctcgcgcaGGCATCAGCTCCGCCGGCCCCTCCACGATGGCGGCTGTGCCGAGAAGCCGGCGGAGCCGAAGTAGCTTGCccgccacctccttcacTTCATTTCCTCCTGCCCGCCCCTTGTATAGAACTCCGGATTCTCGTTTGCACAAGCCTTCTCATCTTCCCCCCGGATCACCAATAAGAAGATGTTGATGATGTCCAGGCACCAGGCCACCAAGAAGAGAGCGAACCCGGCTCCATAGTTGAAGAAACGCTTGAGATTCGGGCAATATGTATTCTCACTTGCGTAGTAGGTCACCACCATGGCCACCCAGACGACGACCAACGTGAAGACGCCCACGATGTTGACAGCCAGGCACACCCAGCGGAGgatcgagcagcagcacagcagaaGGACGCCCAAGACGAACGCCGCGCCGTACACGAAGATGGAGATGACAGCCAACGCCTGAGCAGCGCGGAAGCGGTCGCGGCGCGCCGTGCAATTCACCCACAACTCGTCCGACGTGACGAGGTA from Leishmania major strain Friedlin complete genome, chromosome 34 harbors:
- a CDS encoding putative amastin-like surface protein — protein: MNGTVCVHVQQQRQQTSPCQALTHFRSRLTPRQLCRAVSTALPLFLPCTSALPLPAVGVVDLPKMALRISIIVYVVLQFIAFFFVLVGTPLDMFRAAVEEFNFSHVCVTLWGAKLGCYNSSYLVTSDELWVNCTARRDRFRAAQALAVISIFVYGAAFVLGVLLLCCCSILRWVCLAVNIVGVFTLVVVWVAMVVTYYASENTYCPNLKRFFNYGAGFALFLVAWCLDIINIFLLVIRGEDEKACANENPEFYTRGGQEEMK